In the Profundibacter amoris genome, CGTTTTCAACCCCGGCGTTTTCCCGGGAAATACCTATACCGAAGCGCCGAAAAATGTTGGCCTTTATGCGGATGAAAAATATCTGCGAACGGGTGATCTGGGCCGGTTGGATGCAGATGGTTATTTGTGGATCACAGGCCGCGCCAAGGATCTGATCATACGCGGTGGCCACAACATTGATCCGGCCGAGATTGAAGAGGCATTGGCAGGTCATCCTGCCGTCGCCTTTGCCGGTGCGATCGGGCAGCCTGACAGCTTTGCCGGTGAATTGCCTTGCGTCTATGTCGAGCTGGTGGACGGGGCGACTGCGACTGTCGAGGAACTGATGGAATATGCCAAAAAGAATGTTCACGAGCGCGCCGCACGTCCTAAGTATCTGGAAATTCTGGACGAGTTGCCGAAAACAGCGGTTGGTAAAGTGTTCAAACCCGATCTGCGCAAGCGGGCAATCGTGCGGGTGTATAATGACGCCCTGAACAAAGCAGGGCTGGCCGCCGAAGTTATCCGTGTTGTTGACAGTAAGAAACGCGGACTGGTTGCACAGGTTGCCAAAACCGGAGATGTCGATGAAGCGTCGGTGGCTCACTTGCTAGGTGAATACACGCGCCCATGGGAATGGGTCGAGGACTAATCCAGCAGCAGCAAGATTGTTAAAAACAACGGCCCGGCATGACTGGTGAACAGATCATACCGGGCCGTTTTTCAGAATATCGGAAAGATTACTGCTTTGGGCAGGTATATTCGACTTCTATCCGCTCTGTACCTCTGCGTACAACGCGGTAGCATTTTTCCGGCTCTTTTGCTTCTTCAACAACAGGCGCATCTTCAATATCCAGCAATGTTGTCTGGTCTACCTCGATACTGCTGTCAATGACCGTGGCATCGCCAACACCAACCAGCGACAGGGACAATCGGCCCGTCGATTGGGCCTGTGCAAGTGAAGCAACCTGTTGCGGTGTTGCCTCGACTGTGACAGTGCGCGCGATGTTGGCATCACCAATGTCATCATTGGCGGATTGGTCAATCGCAATAAGGGCAACCCCTGATTCAATCAGCTTTGTGATATTGCCGCCGGCATTTCTGTTTGGCGGACGTCCGGTCCAATATACATCGACATTATCCCCTGGGCGCAAGAAGCCGGAAACACCACTGCTGGCGTCAACCTTGATCGCAAAAGCGCGCATCCCGGGGGACAGACGCGATGTGATACCCGCGTCTTTGCCCGGCGCGGTCACCTTGATGGCTAGAACCGGTTCGCCCGCTTCCATTGTACGCAGAACCGCGCGCAATTTATCACTATCTTTGGGGAACAGGTCTTCACCCGGTTTGCCATCTTCTGTTTCGGCTGCGGGGAAGGTGAAAACGCCATCGGGCAAGGAATCTACCGGCCATTGTTGAAGGCGGACATCATCTTTTGTCAGTTTGCTACCATAGGTGACTTTGTTTTTTACGACAAAAACATTGACGGTTTCAACCATGCTGTTTGCAATAGCTTCAAGCCGTTGTTTTTCAGCCTGATAATCGCTGAAATAACCTTTGGTCATATAAACGGCAAAACCGGCCAGTCCCAATCCTAAAATCAGAACCAAACCAAAAACCATTCGCATGATGTATCCTTTCGCTTCCTATGCTTTGTGGGCATATAATCTATTACCAATCACATCAATAGACAATGATTGCGGCAATAACGTGAACAAAAGGCGGGTTTTCTTTGGAAGCTCAGAAACGTTGTCGCCTTGGTATTAGGCGAGGGTGCGATCCGATTAGAATGTTGGGTCTACACCGGCTGCATCAAGGACTGAACCGATAGCAACTGTTTTGTCTTCTACCTTTGGGCGAAGCACCAAAACAACGGCCAGACCAAGTCCTGCAATTGCAGCAGTGAGCACAACCCAATCAACGGTGACAGCCCCATCTTCAGATTTAGTGAATTCGATTAGAGTATTCAGCATGTCCGTCTCCGTGTGCCCATCTTATGGTTGTGTGGTTTTTTAAAAACTACCGTTGCACTGTGTTCAAAATGTGGAAGCAGGAAGGAATAAAACAGGCATGCATTAAACTGGATCTTCCCTACCAGCCAAAGAAAAACCGCGCCCGGTAAGGGACGCGGTTTAACAATTCTCGAAAAACTTCGGCTTAGAAGTTTGTGGAAACAGTCATGCTGTCCATAGCCGAGCCGATTTTGTTTGTCAGTGTTTCTGTCTTGCCTTTGATCAGCGACAGAACAGCAAGGCCCAGGCCAACAACAGCAGCGGTCAGAACAACCCAGTCAACGGTTACAGCGCCAGATTCGTTAGCAGCAAAGTTTTTGATAGTGTTCAACATTTTATTCATCCTTGGTTTAAGTTTGTTTGTAGTGGTATCGTGGAATTAGAAGTTTGTGGAAACAGACATGCTGTCCATGGCCGAGCCGATTTTGTTTGTCAGGGTTTCTGTTTTGCCCTTGATCAGCGACAGCACAGCAAGGCCCAGGCCCACAACAGCAGCAGTCAGAACAACCCAGTCAACGGTTACAGCGCCAGATTCGTTAGCAGCAAAGTTTTTGATAGTGTTCAGCATTTTATTCATCCTTGGTTAGCGATCTAAATTGTTACTCATTCCTATGCGGGTTGTTCGGCGTTCTGTTGTTTGCCTATGTCCGCGTCGGGATGGGTATATATAGCCGCCTGAATGGGGCGAGAATTTGGCAGGTATCGTACAAATTTAAGCTATCGTTAATATTTTCTCTATTTTATGCATAAGTGTATGAAATAATTAAGAATATTATGGTTAATAAATTTTGATTTTGCGAAAGTTTTTGTGATTGTGTGTGAATTTGGGCGGATTTTCTCTGGATTCGGGCGGAATATCTGGCTTTCGGCCCATTTATTTGCGACAGTGAATCAATAATATTCTCGAGGCAGAGCAGGAATCCGCATGAAGCGGCGCTTCGTAACATTAATAGTGACTGCCGCTGTGTTTCTCGCGGCTCAGGTGCAGGCGGATACGCCGGCACCCTATCCCTCTTTTACCTTTAAACGAGTCGGGCTGCCGGGTAAATCAGGCGGGGGCCGTATAAAGGTCCAGATCGATCCTGTGGCACAACGCGAGGCCTTGCGTGTGACCAAGCATACAGAACCCGAGGAAACAAAAGCCCCTGATGCAGTGCCGGATACACCCACGGTATTATCAGGGCTTGATTGGTATTGGATCGGCGTTTCCCCAAAACTGGAAGATTCCAGCCCCGGGCGATTGGATATCGCGGTTTCTTATCTGGACAAAGGGCCCGAGGGGAAAACCGTTCCCGCACCGCGTTTGCAAAAAATGCAGGATATCGCCGAAAAATACGGTGTCGATATTCTGAAGGCCACAATCGGCACAGATGTTTCCCCTGCACTGGTGTTGGCTGTGATCGGTATTGAATCGGCGGGCAATCGCAATGCCGTCAGTTCGGCGGGCGCGTCGGGTCTGATGCAATTGATGCCCGATACGGCCAAACGCTTTGGTGTCGAAGATGCGACGATTGCCGAACAGAATATCAAAGGCGGCGTTGCCTATCTGGATTGGCTGATGAAAAAGTTCAATCGTGACCCGGTACTGGTTCTGGCCGGTTATAACGCGGGCGAGGGGGCTGTGATCAAAAACGGGGGCGTTCCACCCTATGCGGAAACGCGCGCCTATGTCCCCAAAGTGCTGGCCGCATGGAAAGTGGCGCGCGGCCTGTGTATAACGCCGCCGGAACTGGTGACCGACGGCTGTGTCTTTGCCGTTAGGGGGCTTGCATCCAATGACTGACAACAAACCGCTGGTGCTGGATGTCGATGGCACCTTCCTGAACACCGACATGTTGTTCGAGAATTTCTGGGCCGGCCTGGGCCAAGCGCCAATCGCGACCCTGAAAATCTGTGCCACGCATTTTCGCTCGCCGGCCCGCCTGAAACAGGAACTGGCCGCGCTGGTGACAATGCGCACCGATTTGTTGCCGGTTAATCCGCAGATCAAAGCCGTTGCCGAAGAAACGCTGTCGTCAGGGCGCGAGGTGGTGCTGGCCTCGGCTTCTGATCAGGTGCTGGTCGAACAATTGGCCAAGGACCACGGGTTAAGCCCGCGCAGCTTTGCTTCGGACGGGCGCACGAACCTGAAAGGCGACGCCAAGGCCGATGCGCTGGTGCAGGCCTATGGCGAAGGCGGCTTCCATTATGCCGGCGATAATAAGGTGGACCGCGCCATCTGGCAGCATGCCGATGGTGTTCTGATTGTCGGAAACCACCCCAAACTGGCCTCGGAAATGACCGCAGCAGGGAAACAGGTTGCCGAATATCCCGCAGGCTGGAAGGCCCGCGATCTGATCCGCGCCTTGCGGCCGCACCAATGGGTGAAAAACGTCCTGCTGTTCCTGCCGGTTCTGGCGGCCCATAATTTCACCCCGTCGGTGATGCTGATGGTGCTGCTGGGGATGGTCGCATTTTCGGCGGCCGCGTCTTCCATATACATAGTGAATGACCTGCTGGATCTCGAGGCCGACCGCCTGCATGTCAAAAAACGCCACCGCCCCTTTGCGGCGGGTAAGGTTCCGATACGTGTTGGTATGATCACAAGCATTGGGTTGGCACTGTTGGCGCTAGGGATCGGTGTCTACCTTGGCTGGGCTTTTCTGCTGGTTGTTATACTGTATATGGCGCTGTCGCTGGCCTATTCCCTGCGCCTGAAACGGATGCGCTGGGTGGATATCGCGACACTGGCCAGCCTTTATACCCTGCGCGTGGTGGCCGGTGCGGCGGCCAGCGGCGTTGTTGCCTCGGGCTTTATGCTGGTCTTTATCTTTCCGGTGTTCATCACGCTGGGCTGTGTGAAGCGCCTGACCGAACTGACCCTTGCCACCTCGGACGAACGTCTGCCCGGGCGAGGGTATGGTCGCAAGGACCGCGAAGATTTGCTGAATGTCGGCGGTCTGGGCGTGGCTGGTGCGTTGGTGATTTTCTTCCTTTACAGTTTCAGCGAACAGGCCACGATGCTTTATCCCACCCGCTGGCTGCTGTGGGTCGGGTTGCTTCCGCTTGCATGGTGGCTGATCCGGATGCTGCGGCTGGGCTATCTGGGTAAACAGGATTACGACCCGATCGTTTTCGCCATGACCGACAAACGCGGTATCGGCATCCTGCTGATCCTGCTGTCGCTGATGTTCTATTCGGCAGGCCTGTGGCAGCAATGGCTCGGGTTTTGAGCGACAAGGCGAAATCCCCGCTTGCCGGCATCCGCGTGCTGGATGCCTCGACCTTCATCGCCGGCCCCTCCTGCGCCGCTCTGCTGGGGGAATTCGGGGCCGAGGTGATTAAGGTCGAACACCCCGTTGGCGGCGATCCTCTGCGCAGGCTGGGCACCGATAGCGGCTCTGATGGTCGTTCGCTGCTGTGGTTGAATGAGGGGCGCAATAAACGATCCGTCACCCTGAACCTGAAATCCGAGCGCGGGGCGGCGATGTTCCGTGATCTGGCGGCAAAATCGGATGTGGTGATCGAAAATTTCCGCCCCGGCACCTTTGATAAATGGGGTCTGTCGTTTGAAACCTTGCGCGCGGCGAACAAGGGTTTGATCATGCTGAAAGTGTCGGGATACGGGCAGGATGGCCCTTACCGCGACCTGCCCGGCTTTGCCCGCATTGCGCATGCAATGTCTGGCCTCAGCCACCTGACCGGCGAGGTGGACGGCCCGCCGCTGACCCCCGGCTCAACCTCTTTGGCCGATTACATGTCCGGGCTATACGGGGTGATCGGCATTCTGATGGCGCTGCGGGCGCGCGATGAATCGGGGCAGGGGCAGATGATTGATGTCGCCCTATATGAATCCGTGTTCCGCGCACTGGACGAAATCGCACCGGCACATGCGCTGACCGGTAAGGTGCGCGGGCGGCAGGGCATCCACACGGTTAACGCCTGCCCGCATGGGCATTTCCAGTGCAGCGACGGGAAATGGGTGGCGATTGCCTGCACCAATGACAAAATGTTTGTGCGGTTTTGCGCGGTGATGGCGCGTCCTGATCTGGCCACGCCGGACAAATACGCCACTGTGCAGGCCCGCATTGATGACGAGGTAACAGTCAATCGCATCGTGCAGGACTGGACCAATGCCCATACCCAAGCCGAGGTGCAGCAGGCGTGTAACGCGGGCGAAGTGCCCTGCGGCGCGGTTCTGTCGATCGAGGATATTGCCAATGATCCGCAATACGCTGCCCGCAAAACCCTGACCGATATGATGGTCGAAGGGGTGGGCACCCTGCCTTTCCCCTCTCCTTTGCCGCGCCTGTCGGAAACCCCCGGCAAGCTGGAAACGCTTGGCCCGAAGATGGGCGAAGGCAATGCCGAGATATATGGCAACCTGCTGGGGTTGTCCAAAGATGATCTGGAAATGTTACAAAACAAAGGCGTAATCTAACCCCACCTTTGTTCCGTGGGCTTTCGCCCGTTTTCGCCTGAAACGCTCCCCCGGAGCGTTTCTAGAACGGCTCAAACTCCCCGCCGGAGGCATAGAATCTCTTTGGTGCCTAGATCGACATCTTCTTGAAGATGAATTCAGGAATCGACCGGATAATCAGCATGATATAGCGCCAGAAAAACGGCGTGTAGATCACGTTGCGCTTTTTATCCACGGCCTTCAGAATATCCGCGGCCACCTTTTCGGGTGTGGCCACCAGAAACATCCCCTCGATGCCCCATGTCATGCCGGTATCGACAAATCCGGGTTTTACCGTCACCACATGGCCACCGGCCCGTGTCAAACGGTTGCGCAGACCCGACAGATAGGTCGCAAAGCCCGCCTTGGCCGCGCCATAAACATAGTTACCGATCCGCCCGCGATCCCCCGCGACCGACCCCACGCCGACCACGCAGCCACCGCCGCGCGCTTCCATTTCGGGTGCGATCCCTTGCAGGAATTCGGCAGGGCCGGTGAAACTGTCCTTCACCACCCCCTCGATCAGGGAGGGGTCAGCATCGATATCCTCTTGCGGCGGCATCGAGCCGACGAAAACGGCGACATTGATCATCCCGTCCTCGCGAAGCGCCCGTTTATAGATCGGCGCGAAACTCTCGCGTTTGCGGGCATCAAACTTTATCGCCTCGGCCACAGCCGCGCCGCGCTGGGCGCAATCGGCAGCACTGCGTTTCAGATCGTCCATGTCACGACCGGCCAGCAACACCCCGTCGCCCCGCTCTGCCACGGCCCGGGCAAAGGCTTTGGCCATTGATGATGTGGCCCCCAATATGATCCAGGTCTCGCTCATGATTTGCTCCTCAGATCCAGTCGGCGGATAATGTCGGTGATGTAATGCCCGTCAGGATCGGCTTTTTGTACCTCGGCCTGATAATCGGCAAATTCGGGATACATCGGTTTTACCTGTGGGCCTGTGGCGACGGAATCCTTGGCCAGATAAATCCGCCCGCCTGCCGCTTCGGTCATGTCGATCAGCGACTGGATCAGATCCTTGGCCCCTGTGCGGTTCGGGAAATCGACCGCCAGCGTGTAGCCTTCCATCGGAAAGGACATATAACCGCCGCGCCCCTCGCCCATGCGTTTGAGCACCGCCAGAGGCGAAGCAAGGCCGGAATTGGCAATCCTTTCCAGCATCTCGCGCAGGGCGTCGGCCTGTGCAATCGGCACCACGCACTGGAACTGGTGAAAGCCGCGTTTGCCATAAAGGCGGTTCCAATCGTGGATCGCATCCAGCGGAAAAAAGAAATCGGAGATCGGCTTCACAGTGGTGCGCCCCGATTTGGGCACGCGGCTGTAGTAAAGTTTATTGAACAGCCGCACCACAGGTTTGGACAGCGCAAACCCCGGCGCATTGAACGGTACCGAGCGCGATTTCTTCGGCTTTGGCACCAGCCCGGCGCCGGTTTCGCCCTCTTCCAGAATACCGCGCCCCAGATCGTCGCCCTTGGCCGTGGCGTCGATCCAGCCGACGGTATAGGTGGCCTTGGAGCCATCAAGCGCGGCCAGAAATTCATCCCATCCCTCGATCCGGCGTTCGGTCACCATCATCACATCGCCCTTGCAGGGGATCATCTGCAATTTGGCACTGGCGATCACACCGGTCTGGCCCAACCCGCCAACGGTGGCTTTGAGCAGGCCCGCGCTGCGTTTGGGGCTGATCACCTGTTTTTTGTCGCCGTTCAACAGGGTCAGGCTGATCACATGCTGGCCGAAACTGCCGATGCCGTGGTGGTTTTTGCCATGTACATCATTGGCAATACAGCCCGCCACCGTGGCAAAGCCCGTTCCGGGCATCACGGCAGGTAGCCATCCTTGTGGCGCAAACAGGCGGGCGAGTTCGCCGATCTGGCAGCCGCCTTCCACCTCGATCACACCGGTTTTTGCGTCAAATGACAAAACCCGATCCATCCGCGTCATATCAATCGCGTGGCCACCGTCGTTCAGGCAGGTATCGCCGTAAGAGCGGCACATGCCGATTGCGGGTGATGGTTCTTCGGCGATCAATGCCTCAAGCGTCGATTCACGTTCGGGTCGGGCCAGTTGCCCCGTTGCCCTGTGAACCCGGCCCCAGCCGGTATAATCAGCGGTTTTCCAGCGCATGTTGTGTCCTTACAGAAATACGTTCGGCAAACGGAAAGATGATCAGCCCGATGCCGATGGCGAACCACAGGGTTGTGATCCGGATGATTGCGGTGGCGGGCAGGCTGATTTCCAGCGGCACGCCTTCCATATGTAACAGGGCGACCATCGCCGCCTCGGCCCCGCCAACCCCGCCGGGTGAACCCGTGGCCCCACCGGCAAGTGTGGCAAAGACGAAAATGCCAACGGCCGACCACAGGCCGACATCGGCCCCCAGCCAACCCAGCAGCAGATAAAAGGAATAGCCCTCGGCCAGCCATCCGGCCAGTCCAAGCGCCAGTGCGGCCAGCATCACGGGGGCGTTTGAAAACTGTTTCAGGGAACGGGCGGCCATGCGCACGCGGCCGAACAGGCGTGGCCAGCGGCCCGTTGCCTTGTACATGTAAGTCACCAGACGGGTCAGCAGGGCGGGGCGCGTGGCGATGATGGCGACGATGATCGACACCACCACGACCGGCACCGCACCGGCGATCCCGCGGGTGGACATCGACAGCGCTACGCCCAGAATAACCGCTATCGCCGCCAGGTCCGAGGCCCGGTCCATCAGCACCAATGGGGCCGTGCGTTCCACCGCCCAGCCGGTTTCGCGTTTCAGCCAGCGCATTCGCACCAGTTCTCCCACGCGGCCGGGGGTGACGCTCATGGCGAACCCGCCCAGAAAATGGCGCATGTCCTGCAACAATCCGGTGGGCAGACCCAAGCGGCGGGCGAACATATGCCAGCGCAACCCGCGCAGCAGATAGTTGACCAGCGACAGGCCGAACAGAACCGCGACATAGGAAAGTGATAGCTTGGCCAGTTGCGCGCGGGTTTCTTCCCAACCCGTCGCGGCGGCCATACCGAACAGCCCCACAAGCATCAGCGCGAACAACCCGCCCAGAATCAGCACATCCTTCCAGCGCCGCGCGGGGCGGGGCAAGGGGGCAGGTTCGGGGGCTGTGCGTGTCATATCCATTAACCGCGATCTAGGCTTTAATTGGGGCGAGAATATGAAGCTGTTTCGCAAAAGGGAACAATGCTGTGGCGGTTTTGTGATAAAGTGACCCCGAAAGCGCGAAAAGCCCCGCAAATGCTGCGGGGCTTTGGTTTTTCAGGCAAAATTTGGCTTAGACCAGCGTTGCCTCGGTCGCGGTTTCGATCTGGCCCTGCGTGACATCAGGGGCCAGCTCGACCACCTTCAACCCGCCTTCGACCACATCCAGCACGCCCAGATTGGTGATGATCCGGTCCACCACGCCCTTGCCGGTCAGGGGAAGGGTGCATTCCTTTAGCAATTTGCTGACACCGTGTTTGTTGGTGTGGTCCATCACCACCACCACACGGCCAACGCCCGCCACCAGATCCATCGCGCCGCCCATACCTTTGACCAGCTTGCCGGGGATCATCCAGTTGGCCAGATCACCGTTTTCGGCCACCTCCATCGCACCCAGAATCGCCATCGCGATTTTGCCACCACGGATCATGGCAAAGCTTTCGGCACTGTCGAAATAGGCGGTTTGCGGCAGCTCGGTGATGGTCTGCTTGCCGGCGTTGATCAGATCGGCGTCGATTTCATCCTCGGTAGGAAAGGGGCCCATACCCAGCATACCGTTTTCCGATTGCAGGGTGACTTCGATCCCGTCGGGAATATAGTTGGACACCAGCGTCGGGATGCCGATGCCAAGGTTCACATACCAGCCATCCTGCAGTTCCTGTGCTGCGCGGGCAGCCATTTGATTGCGGTCCCATGCCATGTTCAGGTCTCCTCCCGATCATCCAGTTCAAAAACAATATCGTTGATTGCCATTTCGATCTCGCCCAGCTTGTGCATCATCATCATGGATTTTGCGGCCTCGACGACCATTGCGTTATGGGCCGATGAAACCTCGTTCGGGAAATGCGCATCAACCAGTTTGCGGGCCTCGACAATCCATTCATAGAATTGTGACGGGATATCGTTTTTACGTTGTGTTTGCGCTTCGGTGGGTTTGTTTTCTGTGCTCATCCTACCCTCCTATGCTTGGCGAACTGTGCGTTGCTCGATGCGTTTTTCATGGTCGCCCTGAATGATGCGGTGAACATAGATGCCAGGCATATGGATCAGATCGGGGTCAAGGCTGCCTACCGGCACGATTTCCTCGACCTCGGCCACACAGACGCGGCCGCATTTGCCCGCAGGCACGTTGAAATTGCGCGCGGTTTTGCGGAAAATAAGGTTGCCGGTTTCATCCGCCTTCCATGCCTTGATGATCGACAGATCGGCCAC is a window encoding:
- a CDS encoding lytic transglycosylase domain-containing protein; this encodes MKRRFVTLIVTAAVFLAAQVQADTPAPYPSFTFKRVGLPGKSGGGRIKVQIDPVAQREALRVTKHTEPEETKAPDAVPDTPTVLSGLDWYWIGVSPKLEDSSPGRLDIAVSYLDKGPEGKTVPAPRLQKMQDIAEKYGVDILKATIGTDVSPALVLAVIGIESAGNRNAVSSAGASGLMQLMPDTAKRFGVEDATIAEQNIKGGVAYLDWLMKKFNRDPVLVLAGYNAGEGAVIKNGGVPPYAETRAYVPKVLAAWKVARGLCITPPELVTDGCVFAVRGLASND
- a CDS encoding lysylphosphatidylglycerol synthase transmembrane domain-containing protein; this translates as MTRTAPEPAPLPRPARRWKDVLILGGLFALMLVGLFGMAAATGWEETRAQLAKLSLSYVAVLFGLSLVNYLLRGLRWHMFARRLGLPTGLLQDMRHFLGGFAMSVTPGRVGELVRMRWLKRETGWAVERTAPLVLMDRASDLAAIAVILGVALSMSTRGIAGAVPVVVVSIIVAIIATRPALLTRLVTYMYKATGRWPRLFGRVRMAARSLKQFSNAPVMLAALALGLAGWLAEGYSFYLLLGWLGADVGLWSAVGIFVFATLAGGATGSPGGVGGAEAAMVALLHMEGVPLEISLPATAIIRITTLWFAIGIGLIIFPFAERISVRTQHALENR
- a CDS encoding FAD-binding oxidoreductase, translating into MRWKTADYTGWGRVHRATGQLARPERESTLEALIAEEPSPAIGMCRSYGDTCLNDGGHAIDMTRMDRVLSFDAKTGVIEVEGGCQIGELARLFAPQGWLPAVMPGTGFATVAGCIANDVHGKNHHGIGSFGQHVISLTLLNGDKKQVISPKRSAGLLKATVGGLGQTGVIASAKLQMIPCKGDVMMVTERRIEGWDEFLAALDGSKATYTVGWIDATAKGDDLGRGILEEGETGAGLVPKPKKSRSVPFNAPGFALSKPVVRLFNKLYYSRVPKSGRTTVKPISDFFFPLDAIHDWNRLYGKRGFHQFQCVVPIAQADALREMLERIANSGLASPLAVLKRMGEGRGGYMSFPMEGYTLAVDFPNRTGAKDLIQSLIDMTEAAGGRIYLAKDSVATGPQVKPMYPEFADYQAEVQKADPDGHYITDIIRRLDLRSKS
- the cpaB gene encoding Flp pilus assembly protein CpaB encodes the protein MRMVFGLVLILGLGLAGFAVYMTKGYFSDYQAEKQRLEAIANSMVETVNVFVVKNKVTYGSKLTKDDVRLQQWPVDSLPDGVFTFPAAETEDGKPGEDLFPKDSDKLRAVLRTMEAGEPVLAIKVTAPGKDAGITSRLSPGMRAFAIKVDASSGVSGFLRPGDNVDVYWTGRPPNRNAGGNITKLIESGVALIAIDQSANDDIGDANIARTVTVEATPQQVASLAQAQSTGRLSLSLVGVGDATVIDSSIEVDQTTLLDIEDAPVVEEAKEPEKCYRVVRRGTERIEVEYTCPKQ
- a CDS encoding CaiB/BaiF CoA transferase family protein, whose product is MARVLSDKAKSPLAGIRVLDASTFIAGPSCAALLGEFGAEVIKVEHPVGGDPLRRLGTDSGSDGRSLLWLNEGRNKRSVTLNLKSERGAAMFRDLAAKSDVVIENFRPGTFDKWGLSFETLRAANKGLIMLKVSGYGQDGPYRDLPGFARIAHAMSGLSHLTGEVDGPPLTPGSTSLADYMSGLYGVIGILMALRARDESGQGQMIDVALYESVFRALDEIAPAHALTGKVRGRQGIHTVNACPHGHFQCSDGKWVAIACTNDKMFVRFCAVMARPDLATPDKYATVQARIDDEVTVNRIVQDWTNAHTQAEVQQACNAGEVPCGAVLSIEDIANDPQYAARKTLTDMMVEGVGTLPFPSPLPRLSETPGKLETLGPKMGEGNAEIYGNLLGLSKDDLEMLQNKGVI
- a CDS encoding UbiA family prenyltransferase, which translates into the protein MTDNKPLVLDVDGTFLNTDMLFENFWAGLGQAPIATLKICATHFRSPARLKQELAALVTMRTDLLPVNPQIKAVAEETLSSGREVVLASASDQVLVEQLAKDHGLSPRSFASDGRTNLKGDAKADALVQAYGEGGFHYAGDNKVDRAIWQHADGVLIVGNHPKLASEMTAAGKQVAEYPAGWKARDLIRALRPHQWVKNVLLFLPVLAAHNFTPSVMLMVLLGMVAFSAAASSIYIVNDLLDLEADRLHVKKRHRPFAAGKVPIRVGMITSIGLALLALGIGVYLGWAFLLVVILYMALSLAYSLRLKRMRWVDIATLASLYTLRVVAGAAASGVVASGFMLVFIFPVFITLGCVKRLTELTLATSDERLPGRGYGRKDREDLLNVGGLGVAGALVIFFLYSFSEQATMLYPTRWLLWVGLLPLAWWLIRMLRLGYLGKQDYDPIVFAMTDKRGIGILLILLSLMFYSAGLWQQWLGF
- a CDS encoding SDR family oxidoreductase produces the protein MSETWIILGATSSMAKAFARAVAERGDGVLLAGRDMDDLKRSAADCAQRGAAVAEAIKFDARKRESFAPIYKRALREDGMINVAVFVGSMPPQEDIDADPSLIEGVVKDSFTGPAEFLQGIAPEMEARGGGCVVGVGSVAGDRGRIGNYVYGAAKAGFATYLSGLRNRLTRAGGHVVTVKPGFVDTGMTWGIEGMFLVATPEKVAADILKAVDKKRNVIYTPFFWRYIMLIIRSIPEFIFKKMSI
- a CDS encoding 3-oxoacid CoA-transferase subunit B; amino-acid sequence: MAWDRNQMAARAAQELQDGWYVNLGIGIPTLVSNYIPDGIEVTLQSENGMLGMGPFPTEDEIDADLINAGKQTITELPQTAYFDSAESFAMIRGGKIAMAILGAMEVAENGDLANWMIPGKLVKGMGGAMDLVAGVGRVVVVMDHTNKHGVSKLLKECTLPLTGKGVVDRIITNLGVLDVVEGGLKVVELAPDVTQGQIETATEATLV